The sequence taattttgttttgttcatgttttagcAGAAGGGAGGCACACTTACTTAAACTTAAACATGTTCTGTAGATCTAAACCCAGCATCATAAACTGGTCCCTGAGccataaaatcatcaaaaagCTGGAAATAGTCTCTACGTGATCACACTGTGCCACACCTTGAACCACATCTATTTGTTGGATCCTGCAATGataccccccctccccaccccccttcAGATCCTCTGACATGGTTCAGTATCTGATGTGAGGTCTGATCCCCTCTTGTGGCAGGCGTCTGTGCTGCACCCAGCAGAGGATGCAGCTGGTTGTCATGGCAGCAGTGCTGGCGCTGGCGGGGGCGGGGCAGGGTTGCAGTTACGGCTGTCATCCAAAGAACATCAGCATCTCTGTGGAGAGCTGTGGCATCACTGAGTTCATACTCACCACCATATGTGAAGGACAGTGCTACCTCGAGGTGAagttaaaaagtcaaaaacctGCCGTCTGACTTGCTCATTATGAGACATCATTTGCAAGTCTGTGCATTTATTCAGCTTGAGCTCATGTGCATCCTATGTTTGGCTGTAGTGTATAAAGTTGTCACAATCTAATATGTATAGTATTAGTGTTTGgaaacagtatttattataaGGTCAGTTAAGGTTTAGGGAGTTTTTATGTTTAGTTGATTTCAATTAAGTTAAAgtcaaacaatacaaacaagacaagaaaacacactgagTTTAACGAGTTTACTAGCTGACCACATAAAGTTGACAAATCACTGGATTAAAGGATAAATCAGTATGTTTTAGACCATGTAAATTACAGATATGTATGTAacttatatttttcattttgtaaactTCTCAGATGATcaaaattgaaaatacagaTCAGAggtctgttaaaaaaaaaaaaaaaagttatttgaaTTAAGTTGTTGAGTAAAACCCAGAACCTCCTCGACTCGACGACATGGactaaaaacatttctgtttagCAAAGTTAAATCAGTGAACCTGCTTCTTTTAACATGCCCCATGTTTACTTTTGCATTTACACAAGTTATTGAAGAAAATACACCTTTAATAGAACATAAATAGTTATTTGATTTAGTAGTTGTCAAGTATTAATCCACATGTTTGCAACTGTCTCCATTTGAGTCTAACGTCGTCTCTTTGTTGATTTTactctttcatcatttttgggAATCAAAAAACACCTTCTCACATAAAGAACtgactgaagtgtgtgtgtgtgtgtgtgacgatCCTTCTGATAACGTTTTGCTGTTGATGACAGGATCCGGTCTACATCAGCCATGATGAACAGAAGATCTGTAATGGCGACTGGTCCTATGAGGTGAAACACATCGAAGGCTGTCCGGTGGGAGTCACCTACCCTGTGGCCAGAAACTGCGAGTGTACCACGTGTAACACAGGAAACACGTACTGTGGGCGCCTTCCCGGATACGTACCCAGCTGTCCGTCCTTTTAAACAACCCCGTTGTCCCTCCGCATTGCTTTTGTGTCCCTTGTCTTGATATCAAAATAAACAGGTATCATTTAAAGGTTTTGggggttttgtttttcctcatacattatgtttgacatttgtttttttctttatcttaaaAATGCTGTAATAAAATCAATCACAGCGTAAAGCAAAAGGACAGCCTGTCAGTCAGTTAAATAATGCTGCAACAATTTATCAACACAGAGGACGCCATGAGTCAACGCAGAAGAAACTGTCTGTAGACGTAGCAGTGAGATAGCAGGATGACTTTTAAGTTAGAGAGGCCAACTGAAAGATTAAATGTCACACcaacatttcctcttttttttttttcctgacaaaGGTGACGGACCTCTAAAATTCAATTATCCTGCCATTCAGGTCATCCTATAAGAAAAAGAGCAGGCTCTGCCTCTTTTTGACAGGtggaaatgaaaatatagaGCCTGCGGTGTATCCAAAAACTCCCCTAAAGTGGCTGCTGATCAGTGTCTCTCTTCAGTAGGCAAAATCTTTCTCTCATGAGATGTCTTAAAAATCctataccccccccccctccccccctaaaactgcaactttttaaaaataaaaatattggcTACTCATCCCTCTCTAGTGGTTTTCAGACATAGTGTCTGACTGGCCTTGTTCATCAAGCTGCTTTGAGCTAAAGGAACTGCAAACAGTCCATACAGTGAGCAGCACAGACTTTATTCCATAAGCTGACTTTTCGGCACAAATGTACCTTCTTCAGAgcttaa comes from Thunnus maccoyii chromosome 1, fThuMac1.1, whole genome shotgun sequence and encodes:
- the LOC121901414 gene encoding gonadotropin subunit beta-1 isoform X1, whose product is MTAPHGHGEKTRGRLCCTQQRMQLVVMAAVLALAGAGQGCSYGCHPKNISISVESCGITEFILTTICEGQCYLEDPVYISHDEQKICNGDWSYEVKHIEGCPVGVTYPVARNCECTTCNTGNTYCGRLPGYVPSCPSF
- the LOC121901414 gene encoding gonadotropin subunit beta-1 isoform X2: MQLVVMAAVLALAGAGQGCSYGCHPKNISISVESCGITEFILTTICEGQCYLEDPVYISHDEQKICNGDWSYEVKHIEGCPVGVTYPVARNCECTTCNTGNTYCGRLPGYVPSCPSF